Proteins found in one Actinokineospora alba genomic segment:
- a CDS encoding Rossmann-fold NAD(P)-binding domain-containing protein yields MRLLVLGGTRFLSHSVAAEGVRRGFDVVCAARGESGRVPDGAQLVKVDRDADDGLDALTGDFDAVVDVARLSYSWVRRALDTLGGRAGHWTFVSSISAYADHRTGSDELLPPREVDDVQELYGNIKVASENAVLAARPDAFILRSGLITGPGDGSDRFGYWPARMARGGRVAVPEVDQQMSYVDTRDLAAWIVDAAVKGLKGTFDGNGPAVPLGELLRGIADAVGTDVELVPVPESVLVDQKIAPWSGPRSLPLWLPEDFKMMGARDPGPALAAGLNPMPLADAVAGALEHERSLGLDRERKAGLSPREETDLLAAL; encoded by the coding sequence ATGCGACTCCTTGTTCTCGGTGGTACCCGTTTCCTCAGCCATTCCGTCGCCGCGGAGGGTGTGCGGCGGGGGTTCGACGTGGTGTGCGCGGCGAGAGGTGAGTCGGGCCGAGTGCCGGACGGCGCCCAGCTGGTCAAGGTGGACCGGGACGCCGACGACGGCCTCGACGCGCTGACCGGCGACTTCGACGCCGTGGTCGACGTGGCCCGGCTGTCGTACTCCTGGGTGCGGCGGGCGCTCGACACGCTCGGCGGCCGGGCGGGGCACTGGACGTTCGTCTCCTCCATCAGCGCCTACGCCGACCACCGCACCGGCAGCGACGAACTGCTTCCTCCGCGCGAGGTGGACGACGTCCAGGAGCTGTACGGCAACATCAAGGTCGCGAGCGAGAACGCCGTCCTCGCCGCACGTCCCGACGCCTTCATCCTGCGGTCCGGCTTGATCACCGGACCCGGTGACGGCAGCGACCGCTTCGGTTACTGGCCCGCCCGGATGGCGCGCGGCGGTCGGGTCGCGGTGCCCGAGGTGGACCAGCAGATGAGCTATGTGGACACCCGGGACCTGGCCGCGTGGATCGTCGACGCCGCCGTGAAGGGGCTCAAGGGGACGTTCGACGGCAATGGTCCCGCCGTCCCGCTCGGTGAGCTGCTGCGCGGGATCGCGGACGCGGTCGGCACCGACGTCGAGTTGGTGCCGGTGCCGGAGTCGGTCCTCGTTGACCAGAAGATCGCTCCGTGGTCCGGCCCGCGGTCGCTGCCGCTGTGGCTGCCCGAGGACTTCAAAATGATGGGCGCCCGCGACCCCGGACCGGCGCTGGCCGCGGGCCTGAACCCGATGCCGCTCGCCGACGCCGTGGCCGGTGCCCTGGAGCACGAGCGTTCCCTGGGGCTCGACCGCGAGCGCAAGGCGGGACTTTCGCCGCGAGAAGAGACCGATTTGCTGGCTGCGCTTTAG